From Leishmania donovani BPK282A1 complete genome, chromosome 34, the proteins below share one genomic window:
- a CDS encoding protein serine/threonine phosphatase, putativee gives MNLDAWEEKVRLVQPLEMKEMQLLLRTAVNLLIEESNVQGVHLPVTICGDIHGQFLDLLRLFEVAGEIRRETSSMNYIFLGDLVDRGRNSVEVLTFLLIMKLKYPHKITLIRGNHETRQVTTMYGFYDECAEKYGTVEIWKLCTEVFDCMPIAALIEGKSLCIHGGLSPEIRAVDQIRLLSRRQEIPNEGPFSDLVWSDPENVDGWVVSQRGAGFLFGASVTQEFIHRNRLNLIARAHQLVHEGFKYHFDEEYLCTVWSAPNYCYRCGNLASVLRIYEDHSREFVVFKEVEAQITFSDEPRTKEPAYFL, from the coding sequence ATGAACCTCGATGCgtgggaggagaaggtgcgccTTGTGCAGCCACTGGAGATGAAGGAAATGCAGCTCCTGCTTCGCACAGCCGTAAATCTGCTCATCGAGGAGAGCAACGTGCAAGGGGTGCACCTCCCTGTCACTATCTGCGGGGACATTCACGGTCAGTTCCTCGACCTTCTTCGACTCTTCGAGGTGGCAGGGGAAATTCGTCGCGAGACTAGCAGCATGAACTACATATTCCTAGGCGACCTCGTCGATCGGGGGCGCAACAGTGTCGAGGTACTCACCTTTCTTCTGATTATGAAGCTCAAATACCCGCACAAAATCACTCTCATCCGCGGCAACCACGAAACTCGGCAGGTCACCACCATGTACGGCTTCTACGATGAGTGCGCCGAGAAGTACGGCACAGTGGAGATATGGAAGCTGTGCACAGAGGTGTTTGACTGCATGCCGATCGCCGCACTCATCGAGGGCAAAAGTCTTTGCATTCATGGCGGTCTCTCTCCGGAAATCCGTGCGGTCGATCAAATCCGGCTGCTGAGCCGGCGGCAAGAGATTCCGAACGAAGGACCCTTTTCAGATCTCGTCTGGTCGGATCCGGAGAACGTCGACGGCTGGGTGGTGTCgcagcgtggcgccggcTTTCTTTTCGGCGCCTCCGTCACGCAAGAGTTTATCCACCGCAACCGGCTCAACCTCATCGCCCGCGCCCATCAACTCGTCCACGAGGGATTCAAGTACCACTTCGACGAGGAATACCTCTGCACAGTGTGGTCAGCGCCAAACTACTGCTATCGATGCGGCAACCTCGCCAGTGTCCTGCGCATCTACGAGGACCACTCGCGCGAGTTTGTCGTCTTtaaggaggtggaggcacAGATCACCTTCTCTGACGAGCCCAGAACGAAGGAACCGGCCTACTTTCTGTAG